From Algoriphagus sp. NG3, the proteins below share one genomic window:
- a CDS encoding glycoside hydrolase family 95 protein produces MKSSITQTTPSGMILILRDSTCKPAGRCGYLVSSIITFKKYFLSILLSAILYNYALAQSPSVLWYNQPAIEWEEGLPVGNGRLGAMVLGFPGMERIQLNEDSLWPGSYEDWGLAEGNRADLDQIRTFLLAGENRKADSLLVLKFSRKGVTRSHQTMGDLWIDFDNKETVAFKKRSLDLATATVRTEYTMDGYPASEEVIASAVDDALVIRFKTEHPEGFHAKITMSRPEDMGFATAKTIALNDSQLEMSGMVTQRGGQLDSQPLEILDGVKFRTLLFAQNQSGEISTSDTTLVITGAKEFTLKLVSATSYYHPDFESEADRQLDKIQLKSWGETLHLHQKEYAAWFDRLQLDLGSVEPDNIPTDQRIERVKDGVRDLHLEKLLFDYGRYLLISSSRPGSNPANLQGLWNQHISAPWNADYHLNINLQMNYWPADVTALSSLNQPFFDFIDGVIEKGKIGARENFDMAGSMVPHTTDLWQISFLQAATAYWGGWIGAGGWIGRHYWDHYLFTQDKEFLKERAYPALENIAAFYSDWLVEYPQEGTLVSSPSTSPENQFINAKGENVATTMGSAMDQQIIADIFNNYLKASDILGKESPLKERVQVQLNNLRPGVQIADDGRILEWDQPYEEYEPGHRHLSHLYAFHPGDAITQSKTPEAFAAARKTLEHRLANGGAGTGWSRAWLINFSARLLDGEMAHEHIQKLLSQSLYPNLFDAHPPFQIDGNFGYTAGVAEMLIQSHEDGLIRLLPALPKAWKNGSISGLKARGNFTVDMVWKDGELKFYRITAGSSGKTMVLYDGSEMDLDLEKGQSFEIEL; encoded by the coding sequence ATGAAATCGAGCATAACGCAAACGACACCAAGTGGGATGATTTTAATCCTGCGAGATTCCACCTGCAAGCCGGCAGGCAGGTGTGGCTATTTAGTATCAAGCATAATCACATTCAAAAAGTACTTCCTCAGCATACTGCTTTCAGCAATCCTATATAATTACGCTTTAGCCCAATCTCCTTCAGTACTTTGGTATAATCAGCCCGCCATAGAATGGGAAGAAGGTTTGCCTGTAGGAAATGGTCGATTGGGTGCGATGGTGTTAGGATTTCCTGGCATGGAAAGAATACAGCTGAATGAAGACTCTCTATGGCCCGGTAGCTATGAGGATTGGGGATTGGCCGAAGGAAATAGAGCTGACTTGGATCAAATCCGGACTTTTTTGCTTGCTGGTGAAAATAGAAAAGCCGACTCACTTTTGGTGTTGAAATTTTCCAGAAAAGGTGTTACCCGATCCCACCAAACCATGGGAGATCTCTGGATAGACTTTGATAACAAAGAAACCGTTGCTTTCAAAAAAAGAAGCCTAGATCTGGCTACCGCGACTGTACGTACAGAATACACTATGGACGGATACCCGGCTAGTGAAGAGGTGATCGCTTCAGCAGTGGATGATGCATTGGTTATCCGTTTCAAGACCGAACATCCTGAGGGCTTTCACGCTAAAATCACCATGAGCCGGCCTGAGGACATGGGATTTGCGACAGCAAAAACCATAGCACTCAATGACAGTCAGCTGGAAATGTCAGGCATGGTCACCCAACGCGGAGGGCAGCTGGATTCCCAACCTTTGGAGATCTTGGATGGGGTAAAATTCCGAACCTTACTCTTTGCCCAGAACCAATCCGGGGAAATTTCAACTTCAGATACTACCTTGGTCATTACAGGTGCAAAGGAATTTACGCTGAAATTAGTGAGTGCAACCTCCTATTACCATCCGGATTTCGAATCCGAAGCAGACCGTCAATTGGATAAAATCCAACTAAAAAGCTGGGGAGAGACACTCCATTTACATCAAAAGGAATATGCAGCTTGGTTTGATAGGCTGCAACTGGATCTAGGATCTGTGGAGCCTGACAATATCCCTACAGACCAAAGAATAGAACGTGTGAAAGATGGCGTGAGGGATCTGCATTTGGAGAAATTACTTTTCGATTATGGACGCTATCTGTTGATTTCCTCCAGTCGGCCAGGAAGTAATCCAGCCAACTTACAGGGGCTATGGAACCAGCACATTTCAGCTCCATGGAATGCGGACTATCATCTCAATATCAATCTACAGATGAATTATTGGCCGGCAGATGTGACGGCCTTGAGCAGCTTAAACCAACCGTTTTTTGACTTCATCGATGGAGTAATAGAGAAAGGAAAAATTGGAGCACGGGAGAATTTTGATATGGCAGGGTCTATGGTTCCGCATACCACTGACCTGTGGCAGATTTCGTTTTTACAGGCAGCCACAGCGTACTGGGGAGGCTGGATAGGAGCAGGTGGATGGATAGGAAGACACTATTGGGATCATTATCTATTTACTCAGGACAAAGAGTTCCTAAAGGAACGGGCTTACCCGGCCTTGGAGAATATCGCTGCATTCTATTCTGATTGGCTGGTGGAATACCCACAGGAAGGGACGTTGGTCTCCTCACCTTCCACTTCTCCGGAAAATCAGTTTATCAATGCCAAGGGAGAAAATGTAGCTACAACAATGGGATCCGCCATGGATCAGCAGATCATTGCGGACATTTTCAACAATTACCTGAAAGCTTCAGATATTCTCGGAAAAGAGAGCCCCCTAAAAGAAAGAGTTCAGGTTCAATTGAACAATCTTCGCCCGGGGGTACAGATCGCTGATGACGGGAGAATCCTGGAATGGGATCAGCCCTATGAAGAGTATGAACCAGGGCACAGGCACCTATCTCATTTATATGCTTTCCATCCCGGTGATGCGATTACCCAAAGTAAGACTCCTGAAGCATTTGCAGCTGCCAGAAAAACATTAGAGCACAGACTGGCAAATGGAGGAGCAGGTACTGGCTGGTCTCGTGCCTGGCTTATAAACTTCTCAGCAAGGCTACTGGATGGTGAAATGGCACATGAGCATATTCAAAAACTTCTTTCCCAATCACTGTATCCTAATCTTTTCGACGCTCATCCACCCTTTCAGATAGACGGAAATTTTGGCTACACTGCGGGGGTCGCAGAAATGCTTATCCAGTCTCATGAAGATGGGCTGATCAGGCTTCTGCCTGCGCTGCCGAAGGCATGGAAAAACGGGAGTATATCCGGTCTCAAAGCCAGGGGCAATTTCACTGTAGATATGGTCTGGAAAGATGGTGAGTTGAAATTCTATAGAATCACAGCAGGATCCAGTGGAAAAACGATGGTCTTATACGACGGCTCAGAGATGGATCTTGATCTTGAGAAAGGCCAGAGTTTTGAAATAGAATTATGA
- a CDS encoding TlpA disulfide reductase family protein, which produces MNWKKEIKSWGIMLSIVAFLYFTGLLPVIIGGLQSVLLSTGLIKPKIEIPDLTNQQFDYRGKFLTFDGEEIDLESYRGKTLFINLWASWCGPCRAEMPHISELYKSLQNKPDLAFLLVGIDSDIKKSQGFIDGKRWTFPTAHASFGLNKSLQSQSIPTTLVVNPEGEIVFYQEGMSNFNTEEFKNFLTSQ; this is translated from the coding sequence ATGAACTGGAAAAAAGAAATAAAAAGCTGGGGCATCATGCTCAGCATAGTGGCATTTTTATACTTTACAGGATTGCTGCCAGTTATCATTGGGGGACTGCAATCTGTTCTGCTCTCCACAGGACTCATCAAGCCCAAGATCGAAATCCCCGACCTCACCAACCAGCAATTTGACTATCGGGGAAAATTCCTGACATTTGATGGTGAGGAAATTGACCTGGAAAGTTACCGCGGCAAAACACTCTTCATCAATCTATGGGCTTCTTGGTGTGGACCCTGTCGTGCAGAAATGCCCCATATTTCTGAGCTATACAAATCCCTTCAAAACAAACCCGACCTTGCATTTTTGCTTGTAGGAATAGACAGTGACATCAAAAAAAGCCAAGGGTTTATTGATGGAAAAAGGTGGACATTTCCCACTGCGCATGCGAGTTTTGGACTGAATAAAAGTCTGCAAAGCCAGTCGATTCCCACGACTTTGGTAGTGAACCCTGAAGGGGAAATTGTTTTTTATCAGGAAGGAATGAGCAATTTCAACACGGAAGAGTTTAAGAATTTCCTGACTTCTCAGTAG
- a CDS encoding Tex family protein has translation MNYEVQIAAELQIKPHQVDATVKLLDEGGTVPFISRYRKEATGELDEVQVAAIRDRVLQLRELAKRKEAILKSIDEQGKLTPELKQNVEAAETMSKLEDIYLPYKPKRRTKATIAREKGLEPLAEQIFEQKSINLETEAVKFVDAAKEVNSVEEVLQGARDIMAEWINEKAELREKMRKLFLDEGVFSSKVLPGKEQEAIKYKDYFEWSEPIKTAPSHRVLAMRRGEKELFLMLDAVPEEASAIYQMEKMILADAANSSVEQVKLAIKDCYRRLLKPSMETEVRLLTKRKADEEAIKVFTENLRQLLLGAPLGEKAVMAIDPGFRTGCKLVCLGPQGQFLHYEAIFPLEANRRSQEAAMNVKGLVEKFGIEAIAIGNGTAGRETEAFVKSLGLPKSVIVTMVNESGASIYSASDVAREEFPDLDLTVRGAVSIGRRLMDPLAELVKIDPKSIGVGQYQHDVDQNALKNALDDTVMSAVNGVGVEVNTASKQLLTYVSGLGPTLAQNIVEFRNENGPFKSRTQLKKVPRLGDKAFEQAAGFLRISKAKHPLDSSAVHPERYALVEQMAKDVNASVSDLMSSEDLRNRISLKNYVSESVGLPTLQDILEELAKPGRDPRESFEVFAFEESVNSMSDLKVGMKLPGVVTNITAFGAFVDVGVHQDGLVHLSHLADRFVKDPNEIVSVNQKVQVTVMDVDIPRKRVGLSMKSDPFAERGRDSKSRIAEKRPAAKPKRQEPEGTMADKLAALKGKFGG, from the coding sequence ATGAATTACGAAGTACAAATAGCCGCTGAACTCCAAATCAAACCACATCAGGTAGATGCCACAGTAAAATTGCTGGATGAAGGTGGTACAGTTCCTTTTATTTCCCGATATAGAAAAGAAGCCACAGGCGAATTGGACGAGGTACAGGTGGCTGCGATTAGAGATCGGGTTTTGCAACTACGTGAGCTGGCAAAGCGAAAAGAAGCTATACTGAAATCCATAGATGAGCAGGGAAAACTGACTCCGGAACTGAAACAGAATGTAGAAGCAGCCGAGACCATGTCCAAGCTGGAAGATATCTACTTGCCCTACAAACCAAAGCGTCGGACTAAAGCCACAATTGCCAGAGAGAAGGGCTTAGAGCCACTCGCTGAGCAGATTTTTGAGCAGAAATCCATTAATCTGGAGACTGAGGCAGTAAAGTTTGTGGATGCTGCTAAAGAAGTGAATTCCGTAGAGGAAGTGCTTCAGGGAGCCCGTGATATCATGGCTGAGTGGATCAATGAGAAAGCTGAACTCAGAGAGAAGATGCGAAAGCTCTTTTTGGATGAGGGTGTTTTTTCTTCGAAGGTTTTACCGGGCAAAGAGCAGGAAGCTATAAAGTATAAGGACTATTTTGAGTGGTCCGAACCTATCAAAACGGCACCTTCTCACCGTGTTTTGGCGATGAGAAGAGGCGAAAAAGAACTTTTCTTGATGCTGGATGCTGTCCCTGAAGAAGCTTCTGCAATCTATCAGATGGAGAAAATGATTCTTGCTGATGCCGCAAATTCCTCCGTGGAGCAGGTGAAATTGGCAATCAAAGACTGCTATAGAAGATTGTTGAAACCCAGTATGGAAACGGAAGTCCGGCTGCTGACCAAGCGTAAAGCAGACGAAGAAGCAATAAAGGTGTTCACAGAGAATCTACGGCAGCTTTTGCTTGGAGCTCCGTTGGGAGAAAAAGCAGTAATGGCGATTGATCCCGGTTTCCGTACAGGCTGTAAACTGGTTTGCTTAGGACCTCAGGGCCAATTCTTACACTACGAAGCGATTTTCCCTCTCGAAGCCAACCGCAGAAGTCAGGAAGCTGCGATGAATGTAAAAGGTTTGGTAGAAAAGTTTGGAATTGAAGCAATAGCTATAGGTAACGGTACAGCGGGGCGAGAGACCGAAGCTTTCGTAAAGAGTTTGGGCTTGCCAAAATCGGTGATCGTCACCATGGTGAATGAATCCGGAGCATCTATTTATTCCGCGTCCGACGTGGCCAGGGAAGAGTTTCCGGATCTTGACCTGACCGTAAGAGGAGCTGTATCCATCGGTCGTAGGCTCATGGATCCACTTGCTGAATTAGTGAAAATAGACCCTAAGTCTATCGGTGTCGGTCAATACCAGCATGACGTGGATCAGAATGCCTTGAAAAATGCGCTTGACGATACCGTGATGTCTGCGGTAAACGGAGTAGGGGTAGAAGTAAATACCGCCTCTAAGCAATTGCTCACCTATGTATCCGGTTTGGGGCCGACTTTGGCACAGAATATTGTGGAGTTCAGAAATGAAAACGGTCCTTTCAAAAGCCGGACACAACTTAAAAAAGTACCCAGGCTTGGTGATAAGGCATTTGAGCAAGCTGCGGGTTTCTTGAGAATCAGCAAGGCAAAACATCCACTGGATTCTTCTGCGGTTCACCCCGAGCGCTATGCCTTGGTGGAGCAGATGGCCAAAGATGTGAATGCCAGTGTGTCGGATTTGATGAGTTCGGAGGACTTGAGAAATAGGATTTCCCTAAAAAATTATGTTTCAGAATCCGTTGGTTTGCCTACGCTGCAGGATATTTTGGAGGAACTGGCCAAGCCGGGAAGAGATCCCCGCGAGAGTTTTGAGGTATTTGCTTTCGAAGAAAGTGTGAACAGCATGTCGGATCTGAAAGTCGGGATGAAACTGCCGGGAGTGGTGACGAATATCACGGCCTTTGGGGCATTTGTTGATGTTGGGGTTCATCAGGATGGATTGGTGCATTTGAGCCATTTGGCAGATCGCTTTGTGAAGGATCCCAATGAGATTGTTTCTGTGAATCAAAAAGTACAGGTGACGGTGATGGATGTCGATATTCCCCGTAAGCGTGTTGGGCTGAGCATGAAGTCTGATCCTTTTGCGGAACGGGGGCGGGATTCCAAATCCCGAATAGCGGAAAAAAGACCAGCAGCTAAGCCTAAACGTCAGGAACCCGAAGGCACAATGGCTGATAAATTGGCTGCGCTGAAAGGGAAGTTTGGAGGGTGA
- a CDS encoding zinc-dependent metalloprotease, with amino-acid sequence MFNKVQEGKARNIEFHLINTVFIQAPHEQDILNHFEHSEEVQFIYYENSLFGSLSDAISLTIPLKNGHIQLELLEVPTSFYNYEIVTSDGQRLSANEDIKHYRGIVKDDPNSLVAISFMEGEVMGLVATDQGNFNLAFDKKSGRHIFYNDKNLKEKVKFQCDVGNDHSFAGYDSEVLAQTSKAVAQSEDTCVRLYYETEFDIFQTRGSVASVESFVTAVFNQMATLYQNENIATSISEIFVWTSADPYTQNHPGDLLTQFQGNRTTFNGDLAQLLTFRGSDISGWAAGFDGLCNPIVSDRMSVSMLENSYQTVPTYSGSVFVMTHEFGHLFGSRHTHACVWNGNNTAIDGCATTEGACPLPGIPSAGGTIMSYCTFQSVGVNFNLGFGIQPGNVIRNSVANADCLCECVNSTIAGPNLLCSTNTFTLEDLPAGSTATWSVTPSSLFAGSTSGSGTTATLTPSSSTSLGQATLTYTITTPCGNTQVQRVFWVGKPATPIIYSQDVYMDFPPNRFTVEINSPAIQGVISYNWYLDGVMQSSHTSSAVFNRRSPFCGRTYLVEVEAINTCGTSVKGFYYVSEPSCFTGYSLRISPNPATSEVEIAVLGKSNTMESKDSEQQGQLIEDETGELVLYDRLGNQLYQQKLRGGKTIIDVRNLKPGTYVVKYNSPEGVLEGKLLRP; translated from the coding sequence TTGTTTAATAAAGTACAAGAGGGCAAAGCTAGAAACATAGAGTTTCACTTAATAAATACGGTTTTTATTCAAGCTCCTCACGAGCAGGATATACTAAATCACTTTGAGCATTCAGAAGAAGTCCAGTTTATCTACTATGAAAATTCTTTATTTGGCAGTTTAAGTGATGCAATTTCCTTGACTATCCCTCTAAAAAATGGCCATATCCAACTAGAACTGCTTGAAGTCCCCACTTCATTCTATAATTATGAGATAGTGACCAGTGATGGTCAAAGGTTGTCGGCCAACGAGGATATCAAGCACTACAGGGGAATCGTAAAAGATGACCCCAATAGCCTTGTCGCCATTAGTTTCATGGAAGGTGAGGTGATGGGGTTGGTCGCTACTGATCAAGGAAATTTCAATCTGGCATTTGATAAAAAAAGCGGAAGACACATTTTTTACAATGATAAGAATCTGAAAGAAAAAGTGAAGTTTCAATGTGACGTTGGGAATGACCATAGTTTCGCAGGCTATGACTCGGAAGTGTTGGCCCAAACATCCAAAGCCGTAGCCCAATCGGAAGATACTTGTGTCAGGTTGTACTATGAAACAGAATTTGATATCTTCCAAACAAGGGGAAGCGTGGCCTCTGTTGAAAGTTTTGTAACTGCTGTATTTAATCAGATGGCTACACTTTACCAAAATGAAAACATAGCCACATCGATTTCCGAGATTTTTGTTTGGACGTCAGCGGATCCATACACGCAGAATCATCCTGGAGATCTTTTGACTCAATTCCAAGGAAATAGGACTACTTTCAATGGTGATCTTGCTCAGCTGCTTACCTTTAGAGGGAGTGACATTTCAGGGTGGGCAGCGGGGTTCGATGGGCTATGTAATCCCATTGTTTCTGACAGGATGTCTGTCTCAATGTTAGAGAACAGTTACCAAACGGTTCCTACATATAGTGGATCAGTTTTCGTAATGACTCATGAATTTGGCCATCTGTTTGGTTCACGTCATACCCATGCCTGTGTCTGGAATGGAAACAATACGGCGATAGACGGTTGTGCTACCACAGAAGGGGCTTGCCCCCTTCCTGGTATACCATCCGCAGGAGGGACTATTATGAGTTATTGTACTTTCCAAAGTGTGGGAGTTAATTTTAACCTTGGTTTCGGTATTCAACCAGGCAATGTGATAAGGAATAGTGTGGCAAACGCCGATTGTCTTTGCGAATGTGTGAATTCAACTATCGCCGGTCCTAATCTTCTCTGCTCTACCAATACCTTTACTTTAGAGGATCTTCCAGCAGGAAGTACCGCGACCTGGTCTGTAACCCCCTCCAGTCTGTTTGCGGGCTCGACTTCAGGAAGTGGCACAACGGCTACACTTACCCCGAGCAGTAGTACATCCCTTGGTCAAGCCACCCTCACCTATACCATCACTACTCCCTGTGGGAATACCCAGGTGCAGCGGGTTTTCTGGGTGGGCAAGCCAGCAACACCGATCATTTATTCCCAGGATGTGTACATGGATTTTCCACCGAACCGGTTTACGGTTGAGATCAACTCCCCGGCTATCCAGGGAGTCATCTCCTATAACTGGTACCTGGACGGGGTGATGCAGAGTTCCCATACCTCATCTGCTGTTTTCAATAGAAGAAGTCCTTTCTGTGGACGAACCTATCTGGTAGAAGTGGAGGCAATCAACACCTGTGGTACTTCGGTGAAAGGCTTCTATTATGTAAGCGAGCCTTCCTGTTTTACAGGCTACAGCTTAAGAATCTCACCAAATCCGGCTACCTCCGAAGTCGAAATCGCCGTATTGGGAAAATCAAATACCATGGAAAGTAAGGATTCAGAACAACAGGGGCAGCTGATAGAGGATGAGACAGGTGAGCTAGTCCTATATGACCGACTGGGTAATCAGCTCTATCAGCAGAAGCTTCGTGGGGGCAAGACTATCATCGATGTCCGCAATCTCAAGCCAGGCACCTACGTGGTGAAGTACAATTCACCTGAAGGTGTTTTGGAGGGTAAGTTGCTTCGGCCTTAA
- a CDS encoding ABC transporter permease, translating to MWKIYSKIAWRNLKKGKRVTLINVFGLTLGITAAFLLFTVVSYELSYDNFQSHSDQIYRVVTQDEYADGMSYNPGVSAPMPEALKADLSGVDAIVPVVNSSVFVTVNDAVNSTGSLNFIVEDAFFTTAEYPLLFDVDVVAGNLNTLNNPGQVVLTETEAKKLFGTWENALGKSVVLSKRIEASVGAIVADIPDNSNFKFNMLASYKTMESNEEVFDTYFDEWGSFGSNFQVYVKLPESGNAEQANKQLLAFAEKNYKDRGNSKKSFSLQAMGDIHFDTRFDPISGEMIRKGTIYTLALIGVFILLMASINFVNLSTAQAIGKSKEVGIRKVMGGSRTQLIFQSFGETFMVVFISAIISTLVATILLPYLSKFTELPESIRLITPDFLLSAAGIVIGVTLLSGLYPAMILSGFQPVQALKNKIQVAQIGGVSLRRSLVVMQFVIAQVLMIATVIAVKQMTEIQNADLGFSKEAVYYFDLPSDEPRDGRLDVLKQRLESNSQIKSVSISSDVPSSNNNWASNFWFDGRREDVPFMTSLKYGDADYFDNYGLKFVAGTGFSESDTLKEAVINETMAKKLNLASPDEAVGKTITIGGGGPWMTITGVVKDFAQNSLREEVKPFIIATELSQYEVIGLKLEKNVSRETLASIEEEFKNSYPDAIYSGEFLDETIANFYRRENQLSLVYKIFAVLSIVISSIGLYGLISFLVGQKLKEIGIRKVLGASIPQITFLLSKEFIYLVLIACVIAVPLGYYLTNQWLQNFSYKTTVPIGLYVLVILASLAITAATVGVRSVRAALSNPVDSLADE from the coding sequence ATGTGGAAAATATACTCTAAAATCGCTTGGCGTAACCTTAAGAAAGGCAAACGGGTCACGCTAATCAATGTTTTTGGCCTGACTTTAGGTATCACCGCTGCCTTTTTGCTTTTCACGGTTGTGAGTTACGAACTCAGTTATGATAACTTCCAATCCCATTCAGATCAGATCTATAGGGTAGTTACCCAAGATGAATATGCCGACGGGATGAGTTACAATCCCGGAGTATCAGCTCCCATGCCCGAGGCGCTGAAGGCTGATCTGTCTGGGGTTGATGCGATTGTTCCCGTGGTCAACTCTTCTGTATTTGTGACAGTGAATGATGCGGTGAATTCTACTGGCTCACTTAATTTTATTGTAGAAGATGCCTTTTTCACTACTGCGGAATATCCCTTACTTTTTGATGTGGATGTGGTGGCAGGAAACCTAAATACCCTAAATAATCCTGGACAAGTGGTACTTACTGAGACTGAGGCCAAGAAACTTTTTGGAACCTGGGAAAATGCGTTAGGGAAGTCAGTGGTCTTGTCCAAACGTATAGAAGCCTCTGTGGGAGCGATCGTTGCAGATATTCCTGACAACAGTAATTTCAAATTCAACATGCTGGCCTCCTATAAGACTATGGAAAGCAATGAGGAGGTATTTGATACCTACTTTGACGAATGGGGAAGCTTTGGAAGTAATTTTCAGGTCTATGTGAAATTACCGGAATCAGGTAACGCAGAGCAGGCTAATAAGCAGTTACTTGCCTTTGCGGAAAAGAATTATAAGGATAGGGGAAATTCAAAGAAGTCATTTTCCCTACAGGCAATGGGGGATATCCACTTTGACACTCGTTTCGACCCGATCAGTGGGGAAATGATACGTAAAGGAACCATTTATACCTTAGCTTTGATCGGTGTTTTCATCCTCCTGATGGCTTCAATCAATTTTGTAAACCTCTCCACTGCCCAGGCCATTGGCAAAAGCAAGGAAGTAGGGATTAGGAAAGTCATGGGAGGCAGCAGGACGCAGCTCATTTTTCAATCTTTTGGGGAAACATTCATGGTTGTATTTATTTCGGCAATCATTTCTACGTTGGTAGCGACGATACTACTCCCTTATCTCAGCAAATTCACCGAATTGCCTGAATCAATCCGCTTGATTACGCCTGATTTCCTGCTGTCCGCTGCAGGGATAGTCATTGGGGTTACGCTGCTTTCGGGTCTTTATCCGGCTATGATCCTTTCAGGATTTCAGCCGGTTCAGGCATTGAAAAACAAGATACAGGTGGCTCAGATAGGCGGAGTGTCGTTGCGGAGAAGCCTGGTGGTCATGCAGTTCGTGATAGCCCAGGTGTTGATGATCGCGACGGTGATTGCGGTAAAGCAAATGACAGAAATCCAGAATGCGGATCTTGGCTTTTCTAAGGAGGCTGTTTACTATTTTGACCTTCCTTCTGATGAACCAAGAGATGGTAGATTGGATGTGCTGAAGCAGCGTCTGGAATCGAATTCTCAAATCAAAAGTGTCAGTATTTCCAGTGATGTGCCTTCTTCGAATAATAATTGGGCTTCTAATTTTTGGTTCGATGGCCGTAGGGAAGATGTGCCATTTATGACATCACTGAAGTACGGTGATGCGGATTATTTCGATAATTACGGGTTGAAATTTGTGGCGGGGACAGGTTTTTCTGAAAGCGATACACTCAAAGAAGCCGTGATCAATGAGACCATGGCTAAAAAATTGAACCTCGCCAGTCCGGATGAAGCTGTGGGGAAAACGATAACCATCGGCGGCGGCGGGCCATGGATGACGATCACAGGGGTAGTGAAGGATTTTGCCCAAAACTCGCTCCGGGAAGAAGTGAAGCCGTTTATTATCGCCACCGAACTGTCCCAATACGAAGTGATAGGATTGAAATTGGAAAAGAATGTCAGTCGGGAAACATTGGCAAGCATAGAAGAGGAGTTCAAAAACAGTTATCCAGATGCCATTTATTCAGGAGAGTTTTTGGATGAGACGATTGCGAATTTCTACCGAAGAGAAAACCAGCTATCGCTTGTCTATAAAATTTTTGCTGTGCTCTCGATTGTCATTTCTTCTATTGGGCTATACGGTCTGATTTCTTTCCTGGTAGGGCAGAAGCTCAAAGAAATCGGAATACGAAAAGTGCTGGGAGCCTCTATCCCGCAAATCACCTTTTTGCTATCTAAGGAGTTTATTTATCTGGTGCTTATCGCATGTGTGATCGCCGTGCCGCTAGGCTACTACCTTACGAATCAATGGCTGCAAAATTTCTCGTACAAAACCACCGTTCCTATTGGTTTATACGTTTTGGTCATCCTGGCATCACTTGCAATCACCGCGGCTACAGTAGGCGTTAGATCTGTAAGAGCTGCATTGAGCAATCCTGTGGATAGTCTTGCGGATGAATAG
- a CDS encoding pirin family protein, whose protein sequence is MATKNIEIIVNPPAPHFVGDGFRVHNFIPSGYHLDMERMSPFIMLDYNSKFHFPPSTEPKGVGVHPHRGFETVTIAYKGKVAHHDSAGNSGVIGEGDVQWMTAASGILHKEYHEEEFSRTGGEFQMVQLWVNLPAKDKMSRPKYQGITNDQIQKFTLPDNAGEVKVIAGEYQGLKGSASTFTEINLMNAKLKQDGGANFNFPAHFNTALLVIEGSIVVNGKEKVETDKFVLFENEGESFEIKASEDAVVLVLSGAPIHEPIASHGPFVMNTKAELMEAFNDFNIGKFGYLED, encoded by the coding sequence ATGGCAACTAAGAACATAGAAATCATAGTCAATCCGCCAGCACCACACTTTGTCGGCGATGGGTTCAGAGTACACAATTTCATCCCAAGCGGATATCATTTGGATATGGAGCGTATGTCTCCTTTCATCATGCTGGATTACAATTCCAAATTCCACTTCCCTCCTTCCACCGAACCAAAGGGTGTGGGGGTACATCCTCATCGTGGCTTTGAGACGGTGACTATTGCGTACAAGGGAAAAGTAGCGCATCACGACAGTGCCGGTAATTCCGGTGTAATCGGAGAAGGCGATGTACAGTGGATGACTGCAGCATCCGGGATTTTGCACAAAGAATACCATGAAGAAGAATTTAGCCGCACTGGCGGAGAGTTCCAGATGGTGCAGCTATGGGTAAATCTTCCTGCGAAAGACAAGATGAGTCGCCCAAAATATCAGGGAATCACCAACGATCAGATACAAAAATTCACTTTGCCTGATAATGCGGGGGAAGTCAAAGTGATCGCTGGAGAATACCAAGGATTGAAAGGTTCTGCGAGTACATTCACTGAGATAAATCTGATGAACGCAAAACTGAAACAAGACGGGGGTGCCAACTTCAACTTCCCAGCCCATTTCAACACTGCTCTTCTGGTCATCGAAGGATCAATCGTGGTTAACGGAAAGGAAAAAGTGGAGACGGATAAATTTGTACTCTTTGAAAATGAAGGGGAATCCTTCGAAATTAAAGCAAGTGAAGATGCAGTTGTGTTAGTTCTGAGCGGAGCTCCTATCCATGAGCCCATCGCTTCCCATGGCCCATTTGTGATGAATACCAAAGCGGAATTGATGGAAGCGTTCAACGACTTCAATATCGGAAAATTCGGTTATCTGGAAGATTGA